Proteins encoded in a region of the Novibacillus thermophilus genome:
- a CDS encoding IS110 family transposase — MNYNRNKKLKQITPETLVVGIDIAKEKHVARAVDDRGYEFGKRLVFENNITGFERLLAWVSEKQQAYEKTHVILGCEPTGHYWFNLAYFAKAKEIPFVVVNPMHVKKAKELDDNSPSKTDTKDAHVIAQLITDGRYAVPNLQEGVYAELREGLKIRDQLSKDLQIITGRIDNWLDRYFPEFRRVFKDWDGKAAWYTLSHFPLPAEVTAISAEDLVREWKQVAQRGIGIKRAHTLRQAAERSIGLTVGTRMAKRALQSLLKQYEHLQESIASIDEEMEQLVKVIPGTEEMIAMKGVNVLTVATFFGEVGDIAHYEHPRQIQRLAGLSLTVHQSGKCKGQTHITKRGRRRLRKALYLVVRPLVVHNAAFKALHEYYTTRQEHPLKKQESLIALSCKLIRVFFAMAKKRYRFDGEKMLRDMPQFSIQEAA; from the coding sequence GTGAATTATAACCGGAATAAGAAATTGAAGCAAATCACACCGGAGACATTAGTTGTAGGGATTGACATTGCGAAAGAAAAGCACGTCGCCCGAGCAGTCGATGACCGAGGGTATGAGTTTGGTAAGCGATTGGTTTTTGAAAACAACATAACGGGCTTTGAGCGATTATTAGCTTGGGTGTCCGAGAAGCAACAGGCATATGAAAAAACACATGTGATCCTCGGTTGTGAACCGACCGGACACTATTGGTTCAATCTCGCCTATTTCGCCAAGGCGAAAGAAATCCCGTTTGTCGTCGTCAATCCGATGCATGTGAAAAAAGCGAAGGAGCTCGATGACAATTCGCCATCTAAAACAGATACAAAAGACGCCCACGTCATCGCCCAATTGATCACAGACGGCCGATACGCCGTACCGAACCTGCAAGAGGGTGTATATGCCGAACTGCGGGAAGGCCTTAAAATTCGCGATCAGCTGTCGAAAGATTTGCAGATCATCACCGGTCGGATTGACAACTGGCTCGATCGTTATTTTCCGGAATTCCGGAGAGTGTTTAAAGATTGGGATGGCAAAGCCGCTTGGTACACCCTGAGCCATTTCCCATTGCCGGCAGAGGTCACTGCCATATCGGCAGAAGACCTGGTGAGGGAGTGGAAACAGGTCGCCCAGCGAGGCATCGGAATCAAACGGGCCCATACACTGCGGCAAGCAGCTGAGCGTTCCATCGGATTAACCGTCGGAACGCGGATGGCCAAACGTGCCCTGCAAAGTTTGCTCAAACAATACGAGCATCTTCAAGAAAGCATCGCAAGCATCGATGAAGAGATGGAGCAGCTGGTCAAAGTGATTCCAGGAACTGAAGAGATGATCGCCATGAAGGGCGTTAACGTTTTGACCGTGGCCACCTTTTTCGGCGAGGTTGGAGACATCGCCCACTATGAACATCCACGCCAGATTCAACGCCTTGCCGGGCTGAGCTTAACCGTACACCAATCGGGGAAATGCAAAGGTCAGACCCACATCACCAAGCGTGGACGCAGGCGACTGCGCAAAGCCTTATATCTCGTGGTTCGTCCGCTCGTTGTGCATAATGCGGCCTTTAAAGCCTTGCACGAATACTATACAACGCGGCAAGAACACCCGCTTAAGAAACAAGAATCGCTCATTGCCCTGAGTTGTAAACTCATCCGCGTGTTTTTTGCAATGGCCAAGAAACGATACCGGTTTGACGGCGAGAAAATGCTGCGAGACATGCCTCAGTTTTCCATACAGGAAGCAGCTTAA
- a CDS encoding cache domain-containing sensor histidine kinase — MGDARMSLRMRVIVTFFGLALVPLTIFTTNIYRQFSHELENKAIHSAKQIADQINNSLDLMIQDAVRVSMSPIYDHDVISILHQHVSNKGRYITSKQRDKMSFLLSSLMYKRDQLKGIHIIARDGYVYSYLDSQRVKRMFKQENAEWYREVLDADGGWVLLPLHQSSYYYGKEYAVSVSRLIRDPNTYEDLGIIKIDINPDYIRELLSSVKDTLLVVRDAKGRIIYTNDQSFDMTIQKIEDGNWQEYRNQKYLMTEHTSRMTGITTHLFMPEAHVLNELRNYKNLTFALLVFCALIAFILAIVSSKRLSKPIQDLISEMKALQKKNFYGKIKIHRRDEIGELGRVFNDMIDEINRLIQTVYEKALYQKEAEYKAFQSQINPHFMYNTLETINMMAISKGNLAISDMITTLGKILRYTIDHNKPLVTVKEELDAVKAYMEIMQVRVGSQLHVVWEVDDSLTASLIPKFILQPLIENAIQHGLRPNDYNGEIQVHICRYQNNIEIKVRDTGVGIPKERLVKLIHNLQIEETAETTSETKIDGVALLNIHQRLMIRYGPQYGLTIDSIEGKGTEVIIKIPTAGEGMKN, encoded by the coding sequence GTGGGTGATGCTCGGATGTCCTTACGCATGCGGGTTATTGTGACTTTTTTTGGTCTTGCATTAGTACCTTTAACCATATTCACGACAAACATTTACAGGCAATTTTCACATGAACTAGAGAATAAGGCTATTCATTCTGCGAAACAGATCGCAGACCAAATTAACAACAGTTTGGATTTAATGATTCAAGATGCGGTCAGAGTAAGTATGTCACCCATATATGATCATGATGTGATTTCCATTTTACATCAGCACGTTTCAAACAAAGGCCGCTATATTACTTCCAAACAACGTGACAAGATGTCGTTTCTATTATCCAGTTTAATGTATAAGCGTGATCAATTGAAGGGAATCCATATTATTGCCAGAGATGGATACGTTTACAGTTATCTAGATTCGCAAAGGGTTAAACGCATGTTTAAACAGGAAAATGCAGAATGGTATCGTGAAGTATTAGATGCCGATGGGGGCTGGGTATTGCTCCCTTTACACCAATCGTCATATTACTATGGAAAAGAATATGCCGTCAGTGTCAGTCGGCTAATACGGGACCCCAATACATACGAAGACTTGGGCATAATAAAAATAGATATAAATCCAGACTACATTCGAGAGCTGTTGTCATCTGTAAAGGATACATTGCTCGTTGTCAGAGATGCAAAAGGTCGAATTATTTACACGAACGATCAATCTTTTGATATGACCATTCAAAAAATAGAAGATGGCAATTGGCAAGAATATCGTAACCAAAAGTATTTAATGACTGAGCATACATCTCGCATGACAGGGATTACAACACATTTGTTTATGCCTGAGGCACATGTGTTAAATGAGTTAAGAAATTACAAAAACTTGACATTCGCCTTACTTGTATTTTGTGCGCTGATCGCTTTTATATTGGCCATTGTCAGTTCTAAAAGATTATCAAAACCTATACAAGACTTAATAAGCGAAATGAAAGCGCTGCAGAAGAAGAACTTTTATGGAAAGATCAAAATTCATCGCAGAGACGAGATCGGTGAGTTAGGGCGAGTTTTTAACGATATGATTGATGAAATAAACCGCTTAATCCAAACCGTTTATGAAAAAGCACTGTATCAAAAAGAGGCTGAGTACAAAGCATTTCAAAGTCAAATCAATCCTCACTTTATGTACAATACGTTAGAGACCATTAATATGATGGCCATCTCAAAAGGAAATCTTGCCATTTCGGATATGATTACAACTCTCGGAAAAATACTGCGTTATACAATTGACCATAACAAACCTTTAGTCACGGTAAAAGAAGAGTTAGATGCAGTCAAAGCTTATATGGAAATTATGCAAGTGCGTGTAGGATCTCAGTTACATGTCGTATGGGAAGTGGACGATTCGCTTACAGCGTCTTTAATTCCTAAATTCATTTTGCAACCTCTTATAGAAAACGCGATCCAACATGGCTTAAGACCGAATGATTACAATGGGGAGATACAAGTCCACATTTGTCGATATCAAAATAATATAGAGATAAAAGTTAGGGATACGGGCGTTGGCATTCCGAAAGAGCGTCTAGTAAAATTAATCCATAACTTGCAAATAGAAGAAACAGCAGAAACAACTTCTGAAACAAAGATTGACGGCGTAGCCCTGCTCAATATTCATCAACGTTTAATGATTCGGTACGGCCCGCAATACGGTCTTACGATTGACAGTATTGAAGGAAAGGGGACGGAAGTGATCATAAAGATTCCGACGGCTGGGGAGGGAATGAAAAATTGA
- a CDS encoding response regulator transcription factor yields MNVLLVEDERTIRQGLRDLLENVIGGVSVSWEAQNGKEALQILKKEVPDLLITDVRMPEMNGLDLIAQAKYLHSFLSVVVISGYDEFDYAKKAMRYGVKHYLLKPVNRSELAMVLEEIKQELFGQKESKDHLLQDEQSKMINNIKSIISDNLCEDITLEFIGRAVNLSPSYVSQLFKKETGVNFSEFVAETRINTAKKLLIETQLKVYDIARIVGYHSAKHFMTVFKRHTALTPTKYRERYTKVD; encoded by the coding sequence TTGAATGTTCTGTTAGTAGAAGACGAAAGAACAATTCGGCAAGGACTAAGAGATTTATTAGAAAATGTAATCGGTGGGGTCTCTGTGTCCTGGGAGGCACAAAACGGAAAAGAAGCGCTGCAAATATTGAAGAAGGAGGTTCCGGATCTTTTAATTACGGACGTTCGGATGCCTGAGATGAACGGGTTGGATCTGATTGCTCAAGCTAAGTACCTCCATTCTTTCCTTTCGGTCGTAGTTATTTCCGGATACGATGAATTTGATTACGCTAAAAAGGCAATGCGTTACGGTGTTAAACACTACTTACTCAAACCTGTTAACCGGTCGGAACTAGCGATGGTTTTAGAGGAAATTAAACAAGAATTATTTGGACAAAAAGAGAGTAAGGATCACCTTCTTCAGGACGAGCAATCTAAAATGATTAATAACATCAAAAGCATCATTTCTGACAATTTATGTGAAGATATCACATTGGAGTTCATTGGGAGAGCCGTTAATCTAAGCCCTAGTTATGTTAGTCAGCTGTTTAAAAAGGAAACAGGAGTAAACTTTAGTGAATTTGTAGCAGAGACGCGCATCAATACGGCCAAGAAGTTACTGATCGAAACGCAGTTAAAAGTATATGATATAGCACGGATTGTTGGCTATCACAGTGCTAAACATTTTATGACGGTGTTTAAGAGACATACAGCCCTCACACCAACAAAGTATAGAGAAAGATATACAAAAGTAGATTGA